The nucleotide window agatgtcccgattctcacggaggaaatcgacgagctcgccttcctatttgctgtcgaggtttgcacctatgacggcgtacctctctgggtgctccggatccaagggtatcttctttgtctctttggccggtttgaacgaaccctcagcctccgactctttgggttgggcgatacctcaggctgcttgccggccatcgccacaactcgcttaaggagccgcttctcgaccgcgattaccagggactcggccagccgactgctctcagccgcgcaagcagacgacttccggtagtcgccagccacagtcagaattcctctggaactgggcatcttcatcttgaggtaggcgtagtgggggaccgccatgaacttggccaaggcgggtcggccgagtagcgcatggtatgggctctcgaggtccaccacctcaaaccaaacaaactctcggcggaagtgatctttatctccaaagaggacgtccatcaagatcttgtcgattgatgagcaggaaagcccaggaacaatgtcgtggaacacagttcggctgttctgaagctgtctttgtttgattcctaacttctccatggtgtccttgtacaggatattgatgctgctgcctccgtctatcagaactcaggagaaacgcgcggctcgtctatccgtagcaaaggtggcatccaggaccaagtcataggagcccggactctgcatcacttctgggtggtcagccctgctctagctgatgggcttctcggaccagtgcatgaactctggcgtctccgatgctactgcattcacctcttatCACTGCAGCCGCcagctgcgtcgatcatcagccatactggtaaacaccacgtaggctccgtgctcttcagggtattcgtcttgtactgcgccgactggcctgacagccggctgctggggcggaggcggaggcggctgcccagcaagcgggggaggcaggaggccgtctcccttagcaatcctggtgagccagtggcactaccgggtggtgtgattcgacggcttcgcgccgctatggaatttgcaaggtccatccagggtctgctcataggagaaggccggcaaccagtttggcttgccgcctttttgtcgcttgggcggaggctgctcatctggctgctgggcttcgaCGGTCatgacctgccggctgctggaagccggctgcggggccttgcgcttgtggtcgccctgctgttgttGCCGGTTGgcgtctgccgccggagttcttggagcttgaggggccactttgccagttgtgctgatttgaatctccgccttcatggaggagtcggccgtggcgtacttgtccgctatgatcatcagctcgtcgagggtttctggctcgtcgcagaggagcttgtgcttgaggagggtgccttctctgcacccggctgtgaagtactcgatggcctgcaccttgtgcacgccctcacaggagttccgaagctcggcccaacgcgtgaggtaatcgcgagtcgactcgtcggggccttgcacgcacaaggagagctgacgaggcttgggacgatgcttgtacgtgctggtgaagttgcggacgaatgcttcggtgaagtcgacccagccgttgatgctgcggggcttcaggctgttcagccatgtccgggccgtgccctagagcatgagcggaacgtactttacggtgacacgcttgttgccttttgctatgctgacagccgtggagtagtcgactagccagtcttccggcttcacggagccagtatacttgggcgtgtctcttgggagcgtgaaccctctgggaaagggttCGTCTCGAATGCAGGGCCTGAAACAAGGcagacccagctcgtcttcttcttccagcgctaaGGATCGGTGAATTCGGTCGATCCGGTGACGGGCgccattctctccaactccctctcggcggccaaggcggtcgccaagagtcggatggtcaacaggcggcggggagactcgcctctccttgcggggagggggaggcggacagtcgtcccgtcgttccactgctctcgggcggccgtctcggtcgcgctctatggtaatgcgcgtccgactgtggctgacagccggctccttgtctcttcttcctcgggcgccgccagtcggcgtccgagacgtcgcgcctttatctcggtgaaggtcgtcgtttggccgctgcggcgcctccgtgcggcagccggccttgTTCTGCGCGGCGGCCACGTCGAGGAGCCGTTGGacttgctccatcatgaggcggcgttcttcgcccttgaaattgtccagctcatccgccgctgcctgggcggctcggatgttcttcgttggtgtagcgtacacagggcagcttgccccaaacaggttggcgatggctacgccgcgctgctggaccgtgccaaggcggctgggccccgccggggccggcgagccgccgacggcgcgatccatctcccgctggtaggcttctgacaagcgcctcatgctggccagcttcttcgcgccttcaacgagctgaaggcggcgcgcctccaacgtctctgcgtcagTGTCTTCCGAAACGGGCGCAGTTAGGTCTTGTAGCGCCACGCCGAGTGAGTcgtgcgctcctccgccggggagctcgtcatgactgatgacgagcacctcggtgacggtgcttccgttgctctccgcgcgagggagaggttcgtcgtagaccaccacattggtggggaacgcgtcgagcgacgcggtgtcggagtcgaccagcatcgggtcgatggagcctacggactctaagtctacggcaggctcacCGGAAACGTGGAgctgatcgaggaggcccgcgaggaggctctcggggccgcccatgcctgcgttggatgcaggttcgtcggagaggcgaacctcgccgacaagttcggccaggtagctagctgcgcaggcgatctcaacgccgcttAGCGCGTCGGCGCAAACTCCGTCCAGCGTGCCTGGCTGGCAGCGCTCGCCAGGGAGAAAaaaggttcccgtccagaacaggtctccggacgacggtgcaccaggccccacggtgggcgccaaatgtcgggggtttggtggcgacatatgccaaaggatggcttatcatggtgggggcgagtagaacgtcgccagTGCCTgaaaacgggatgaggcgaaggcatgcacgccggcgaatcttacccagcttcagggctctccgaggagataatacccctactgctgctctgcggggtctctgcatgatcactatggcaaagtgtttacacggttgctccttgagttgtttcttggaggtaggagagggcaaggctagctctctcccttctatatgatctgccctagagctaatgggttccaaccctttgcatgggtgccctggggggtttatataggcctaccccaccccaggggtacaatggtaatctggcgaGACGCAGGCCCAGCCGTCAgcgcctctggcctccgtcttccccgtcgaccgctggggcccgccgactggcgggccccaccgactggcctggtacggagccgacaggccgcgtccgccgcgggcgggtcttgccggctgctgattactatgccgtgcttctgatgacgcgggcttgatcatggggttgtggcaacagccccgccgcctggcgggcgatcactattaccactctccatcacatcttgattaatggtgcgtgggccccgggggagggctcggccaaCTCCCCCGGGctgactcccgacgggtccgactggtagtcctcttgccgtctcctgggttctcaccgactggtgggacccgctgcctctgagccgtacagacaagccatcgtgggtgcaggattcggtcctgcggtgctgatgtcagggccggcatgggaacagtgccacgccgcacggagatcttccggggtacggcgtgctgtggccatgcccgcccttggtaaggggcaggagtgggcttcactgtagccactctcCTGCCCCGTCCCCCTTGATGAGGTCACGGGGTTTGTTGGAGTTGCAGGCtaactccccaaagccggcttctccgGAAGTCGCCAGTCAAGAGTCGGCTTACCCTGCGGTCGTCCCtaggactcggccgcgagtggtcagtcggccgtcttgccattgacttcttgaaggcggctcttcatcctggggccttgaggggcgcagcctgccccgatgtcttgaaaggttctggggctcgggttggcctacccgtggcccattactccgacaaacaaagtatggactttgattgacttgcccgatgatcggtgagccattcagaataaatggatcttcaagaggaagacagacgctgatagtagtgttactatctacaaagctcgaattgtcgcaaaaggttttcgacaagttcaaggtgttgactacgatgagattttctcactcgtatcgatgcttaaaagtctgtccggatcatgttagcagttgccgcattttatgaaatctggcaaatggatataaaaactacattccttaatggatttattaaagaagatttgtatatgatgcaaccaaaaggttttgtcaatcatAAAGATGTtaataaagtgtgcaagctccagcgatccatctatggacttgtgtaggcatctcggagttggaatatatgctttgatgagttgatcaaagcatatagttttatacagacttgcggtgaagtctatatttacaagaaagtgagtgggagcactacagcctttctgataagtacatgcgaatgacatactgttgataggaaatgatgtagaattttctggaaagcataaaggagtgtttgaaaggaattttttaaagaaagacctcggtaaagctgcttacatattgagcatcaagatccaTATATATAGATCAAgaaccttgacaagattttgaaggagttcaaaatggatcagtcaaagatggagttcttgcctgtgttggaaggtgtgaagttgagtaaagactcaaaatccgaccacggcagaaaatagaaagagaatgaaaagtcattccctatgccttagtcataggttctataaagtatgctatgctatgtaccagacctattgtgtacctcaccatgagtttggcaagagggtacaatagtgattcaggagtggatcactagacagcggtcaaaattatccttagtggaataaggaaatatttttCGGTtctggaggtgataaagagttcgtcgtaaagagttacgtcgatgcaagttttgacaccgatctggatgactctaagtctctaTCTAGATATATATTAAAAgtaggagcaattagctagagtagctccgtgcaagagtattgtagacatagaaatttacaaaatacatacggatctgaatgttgcagacccgtagactaaaattgctctcacaggcaaaacatgatcataccttattactcttgggtgttaaccacatagagatgtgaactagattattgactctagtaaaaccttttgagtgttggtcacatggcgatgtgaactatgggtgttagtcacataaagatgtgaactattggtgttaaatcacatggcgatgtgaactagattattgactctggtgcaagtgggatactgaaggaaatatgccctagaggcaataataaagttgttatttatatttccttatatcatgataaatgtttattattcatgctagaattgtattaactggaagcttagtacatgtgtgactacatagacaaacagaatgtccctagtatgcctctacttgactagctcgttaatcaaagatggttaagttccctaaccatagacatgtgttgtcatttgatgaacgggatcacatcattagagaatatgtgatggacaagactcatccgttagcttagcatgatgatcgtttagtttttattgctattgcgttcatcatgacatatacatgttcctatgactatgagattatgcaactctcgaataccggaggaacacttagtgtgctatcaaacgtcacaacgtaactgggtgattataaagatgctctacaggtgtctccgatgatgtttgttaagttggcatagatcaagattaggatttgtcactctgtgtatcggagagacatctctgagccctctcggtaatgcacatcaatatgaaccttgcaagcaatgtgactaatgggttagtcacggtatgatgcattacggaacgagtaaagagacttgtcggtaacgagattgaactaggtatgatgataccgacgatcgaatctcaggcaaataacataccgatgacaaagggaataacgtgtgttattatgcggtttgaccgataaagatctttgtagaatatgtaggagccaatatgagcatccaggttccgctattggttattgaccggagatgtgtctcggtcatgtctacatagttctcgaacccgtagggtccgcatgcttaacgttcgatgatgatttgtattatgagttatgtgatttgatggaccgaagtttgttcggagtctcggatgagatcacagacatgacgaggagtcccgaaatgatcgagaggtaaagattcatatattggaaggttgcatttggacattggaatggttccgagtggttcgggcatttttccggagtaccgggaggttagcGGAACCCCCTGAGGAAAGGTATGGGCCTTATGGGTCATAGAAGGGACGCTAACCAACCcgcaaggggctggtgcgccccccacaagggaggaggccgaattggactTGGGAAGCGGGcgccacccccctttccttctcctactccctctccttccccttttcCCCTCTTCGGTAGAAGGAAAAAGGGTGGggccgaatcctagtaggactccccactccctggcgcgccccttgttagccggcctcctcctcccctcctttatatacgggggcagggggcaccccaaaggcacaataGACAAtatcttagccgtgtgtggtgccccctccacagttacacacctcggttatatcatcgtagtgcttagacgaaaccctgcgccagtaacttcatcatcaccgtcaccacgccgtcgtgctgacggaactctccctcggcctcaactggaccaagagttcgagggatgtcaccgagctgaatgtgtgctaaacgtggaggtgtcgtgcgttcggtgcttggatcggttggatcgcgaagacgttcgactacatcaaccgcgttattaAACGCTTCCGCTCTCGGTTTACgtgggtacatggacacactcttcccACTTGTTGTTATGCTTCTCCTAAATAGATCTtacgtgatcgtaggatttttttaaaaatactacgttctccaacagcCCATAGACTTACTACGTACATACATACAAAGACACTAGACAACATACGCGCGCCAGCTTGTCCCCGCCGCATCGGTGACATGGAGGTGGGCAATATAAAACGGTTCGGAGCGGCCTCCCCATCTACGGCAAACCGGTGACGCCGGTGTGGTGCCTAGCCCCGGGGGACGGGGGCAAACGCGCGCGCTGCCCCGATCCAAAACCACATGATGCCAACCACAAACACTCCACCGGTGACGTGAGCCAAGAAAGGCGCTTAAGCTAATTTAACCAAAGTGCATGTACTAGAGATAGATACTTAGTACGTAGTACTAATCTAATTCAAGTTGCCGCGGCTTACGAGGTGCGCGTCTGCTCTCCGCTTTGTTCGTGCACGGCGGCACCATGGTTAGAAAGGGGCCGGAAATTGAGAGGCGAGCATGCCCTGGCATAATGCGGTGTCATGGCGTGATCATGTACGTTTCGCGCCCGGATTGGCCTCCCGGTGCCATCACAGGGAACAAATGGTGTATTTTATGCATGGATTGATCAAAGGCTGGCGCGCAAAGCACACCACTCAACTTGCTCGAATCATCTGCTTTCTCGTATGTACTCCATTAAGCATATTAGCATTGGCAGCAAAGTCCAAAAGTGCCCTACTCTAACTCTACTCCAGCATAACTAATTAACCTGGTCGCTCGAACAGGTGCTAAAGCAAGGCAAAGCTAATGTACTAGTCCAAAAGTAGTAGAAGTAGTACTGATTAATCGCTCTAGCGCGGCATATTATTACTGTACTATACTACTCCTATGTCTCCATGTAGTATTGTAGTAGTGTAGTAGTAGCTAGATCACCGATCACTAGCTCATGTGATTGGTTCATGACATAGTACAATCTATTCTTTTTTCCCTTGTAGATAGAGAGCATCAGTACTTTGTAGTTGTAGTTGATGAATGTCCACTTGACTGATCGTAGTAGATTTCATAAATTTGACGTTGCCCTCGAGTGCGATCGGCCCCATCCAGATTTCCAGCCATTCATTTGCTCTACCGCGACCTATCAAAGTGTTGGAGGTAATAGACCGTCGTGACAAGGAGAGCAAACTTGGGTGCCGATGCTTCCGATGCCATCTACACGTCCGACGAGGACAGCTCGATCGCTGCACAGAAGCGGCAGAGAGCTGCACCGAAACGGGGTGGCAGATAGTACTACCGACCAAGCGCCGTCGATCGGTCGACCGACCGGACGAAGCAACATGACTCGATGGCAGACGACGGTGCAGTGCCGTGCTTTCCAGTCATTTACGCACCGTCTGTGGTTTACATGCATGTCACGACGAGCCGGCGCACTGTGCCGGCAACAGTGCGAGCGGTGCGCTGCGGCCACCGGCGACGGTGAGCCTCTCCTTTCCTCCTTTTGTCGCCTCGCGGAACAGTCGGCGCACGGCTCGCCTGGGCATGCTGCTGCATATGCGCCTCTGCTGAGCAGTTCGGCCATTTGAGATTTTGACAAGCCATGTGATCCCGACTCAGAGGCGCGCACTCGCCACCACGCACACGGACGCCTCTTCGAACCAAATATGACCGCCGACCAGCAGCGCACCTCGCGCCGCCGGGGAATTCGTCGCGACTTGGCACCGCGCCCGGTCTCCGCGCGCGCCACGTCGAAAGAATCGCCGGAGATTATTGGACGGCCCGGTTGGTGAACCGGATCCGCCGTTTCTGCTAGGTTTGTGACGTGAACGCGAGGCCCTAGGTGGTGACAATGGAGTGAACGGGCAGCGGCGCGGCTCCGCACCAATACCGTGGTCACCGACGACGACGTCCCCGTATCCTCGGCGGAGAGGAAGCAACCCGGTGCCGACGACACCCCCGTTCCTTTACGTCCCAGTCCCACGCCATTCCCACCGCCATTCGCTCGCTGATCGCCGGGAAGCGTCATTCGAGCACCTCGGCGAGCTAAACGGAAGAGAAATCAGCAAAGTGTGCCCTTCCATTCCGTTTCCTTTTCAGcgttgctaaagcacatctagatgtacCCTAACATTTCATATCTAAATCCTATGTCATTGGTTTACACAGAGATTCGTGCAAACATTTTCTTTTGTCATTTTTATTTCCTTCCTAGTTTGACATCTAGATGTGTTCTAGACGGACTTTTCTTTTGCAGCGTAGGAGTCGTATGCAACCACCGAAAAGAGGAGCACCATGACCGCACCTGGTTTGTTTCATTCACTTGCGTTGGGTGCTTCATTTTCATTCACTGTCGATCGCGGTCGGCGTCATCAACACTGCAGCACGGTTTGGAAGCATCCGCCGCTCTAACAATATTCACGGGACAGCGATCGATTTCTTCAATTTTAAAGGAGGGGCCATTTGTGTCGCTTTGCGCTCCACCATCGCGCAAGCAAGCAACTTGCTTTGCACTCCATTGAACCAACCAGGGGAGGCTCTCATGTTACTCAGACGGCGGTGAGATCTCCTCTGCTGGATACGTTTCTACCGCTGTCACAAGCATCAGATCCTGCAAATGTTGCACTATGCCCAAGTGAGTGTGCTGCAGTAGCAGTATAATTTAATCGAGCTGCTGTCTCAGGTTTTGGGGTTTACCAAAACCTGCAAATTGGGATCCCATCTGAATTTAGCAGCTGGGCTCTGGTCAAGCACCACCACCAGATTTAGTAAGCCACTAGTAGGTAGTACTACTACCTGTGAGATTCTGCTAACATGTTGTTGCTTCATGCAGGCAGATGCAGGACAGATCAATGGGCAGATCTTGATCCAATTACAACCAAGTGCCAAATAATTTGCGGAGCATGTGGCTTAGTCAAGGTCAATAATAAAAACGCTTAGCATAATcatcccacatgtcagtgtcatGCTGCACAAGTGCACATACAGCCTGTTTATAACATTGCAAGGAATATTGGAGCACCATGTGATGAGTGATCCATCGATCAATCAATCGCCAAGGTTAATGGTGAAATTCCTGGTGGGGTGGGAAAAAATGCTTTTGTGGAAATATCTGCTCTGTCAAGATTCTACAGaacacaaacaacattttagAAGTTCAACAAGGGGGCAGGATTTCAGACAACttggagagctgaagttcttgaTTCATTTTGGAAAAAATTAACAGTACTAGCTCCAAATCTCATGACCTAATTCTGCACCAGGATACAAAATATCCCCCCATTCTGCTCGGCACACCTGAGAACAGGTGCGCCGAAGCCACCTGCAAGGTTTCACCTAGCCCCAATTCCAATCTCTACATCCCCTTTCATTAATACTGGCTCACAACCTGAGCCAGCAATATACACAACAACACGACATATAGGATATATATATCATGCACATATGCTGACAGAAACTAATTAACGGGTTTGGTTCCCTGGTAGAGGGCGCCAACGATTCTCTGTTCTTTTGCTCCGTCGGTCGATGCTAGGCGGCGGCCACCGTGCCGCTGGTGCCGTCGGAGCCGCCGCTGCCGGTCGCCGGGAAGCACTTCTTGTCCTTGAGCTCGTCCAGGTTCATCTGCTGCTGCCTGCACTCCAGGCTGCAGAAGGCCACCTCGCCCCTGCAGGATGCAACAAGAGATGTTAATTAAGCTCGGTGATCATTGGTTGTTGTAGATGGCACGTTCCATCAATTAATCGGCAGTCTGTCTGCCAGGGCAAGAAATGCAGATCTGTGGCCTGTGAGTGGTGCGTATTATTGGAGGTAGGAGGAGACCCACTCGACATCCTATGAATGATGCAGAGGTTGTTACAGAGTGCACAGCTGGATGGAAGGGAAACAACTTAATTGTTTTTTGAGTGTTTTTGTCATCACACACACAAATTGATTCCTTCTTCCCCTCCAAAGATGGGAGAAATGCAACAACTAAAAGCAACCGATTCTTCTTTTATTGCATTTGATTGTTGCTCTGCCGAAACCAGGAGGCCATCAGATCAAGCCGATGTTCGTTTCTTTCAACCAAATTAAAGCCCCAAGTCACAAAATTATTCTTCTAAAAACATAGAGCCGGAATAAGAAGAGCAACATTAGATTGACCATCAACCTCAAATCCCAGAGATCAGCGCGAAGGAATCAAATCTGGTAGACGTAAAACAAAGCAAAAATGCTCTAGGAAAAGAAAGGTTCGATCTTCACGTCTCATGGCAGCAGAACGATTACGCAATATTTCACGGAAGATGATGAAGCCGGAGGGGAAACAAGCCGCGGCAGGGCTCGAGGCTTACATGTATATGAAGGTGTCGCGGCCGGGGCCGAGGCGGCGGCAGCAGAGGCCGCAGGCCTTGAGGAAGGCGGCCGTCTCGACGGCGGCGTTGAAGTCCCCGGAGTGGCGCCTCTGGAAGGCGGCGCCCCACTCCGTCTGCGCCGGCGCGGCCGAGGCGCCCCTGGCCGCCCGCGTGGGCTGGcgcccggccgcctcctcctccggcggcACCGCGAAGCCCGACATGCTGGTGGTCCGCCGCATGGAGCTGCTGTTCCGGTGCCTCTTCCCCAGCGTCGTCATCCCTGCCCCTCCCCGCCTAGGTTCCACCGGCCGGACGGACGGACGGAGTCGGAGAGGGGGAGAGGCCGAGCTGAGAGGGAGTGGGGGATGGCGAGTGGCGAGGTGGGAGGTGGGAGGAGGGAGGCTCCGTCTGGCGAGCGAGGGCGGGGATAGTTAAGGAGGGGCGGCGGGGTGGGAGGGGATCAGGGGATCCGGGCCGTCCATCCGTCGGAATCTGCGGTGGATACTTttcctctccctccctcctcgTCAGTGACGCGATTCTGACTTCATGGGCGCGGGGCCCGCCGCCCTCGGCCTCGGGCATTTCTCTCTCCCAATTTAATGGCTCCGATGCCATTTTGTGAATGGAACCTCTCCGTTTTTTTGCAGGGAGCATTATTTTGGCTACGCGCACGCGGAGCTCGCAACACAAGGAAGAATCTGCTTTTGCTGGATTCTGTTGCATTTGCGGCCCCTTTACCGCCCTCTCTGTAGCATCAACCGtcttcctccccctcctccactgtCGGTATGGAAAGCACATTTTCCCCTCGCCGAAAAGAAATTAACATTCCCTCAcgtaatactccctccgtcccgtaATGTCAAAACacatcttacattatgggacggagggggTGTTTTTTTAAAAAGTCATAAATTTCTCTATGTTTGAAAAGTTTATGGCGAGAGAAAAATATGTTCGAAAAGTGGCGATTTGGTGCCCAGGTGCATCTGCACTTGAGCGTGAAAAGCAaataaaaaatagcaaataagTTTTTTCGgcatcaaagatggttgagtgtGCTAGGTGCGCGCACAAATTTTACGGTGAAATTGACATCCGAGGAGCGCTGGGCAAACAAAAAAGAATTGGCTCTCAAAGAAGCTTTCGAAAGAAGCACTGTTTAGACCCCCTTTTTAAGAGCTCCTTGAATGTCATTTCACCATAAAATTAACTCCCATTCGCTCCAACGGCCACAGACTCAGGAGCCTTCAGTTCCCCATGCGCGATGGAGAGCGGCCGATCGATCGACCTGGGGAAAAGGAACTGAAGAACCTCCGAGGCCCCCTCCCCTGCTCGTCTCCGGGGCAGGTGCGGCACGCGGCTAGCTGGAGCCGAGGAGCACGCGCGGGGCCGCGATCGATCGGCAGCACCGGGGAACAGCCAGGCGAGACGGCACGACGAGCCACCGTCCCTCCAGGCCAGGCGGGTGAGCTGGCGGGGTCGGGGAACACGCCAAGCTGTCGCCGTCGCGACAAATTGACGTCTCCTCCGGTCGCCAATCATCCCGTCGCATCGGTCGGCTCGTCGCGCGCCCCCAAAAGATCCTGGGACGCGTGGCAACGCCAGATCTTGGATGTCTC belongs to Triticum urartu cultivar G1812 chromosome 7, Tu2.1, whole genome shotgun sequence and includes:
- the LOC125522459 gene encoding FCS-Like Zinc finger 6-like, which gives rise to MTTLGKRHRNSSSMRRTTSMSGFAVPPEEEAAGRQPTRAARGASAAPAQTEWGAAFQRRHSGDFNAAVETAAFLKACGLCCRRLGPGRDTFIYMGEVAFCSLECRQQQMNLDELKDKKCFPATGSGGSDGTSGTVAAA